The Desulfuromonas versatilis genome has a segment encoding these proteins:
- a CDS encoding tetratricopeptide repeat protein, whose translation MRIRLFALLILLSLGTAVPALAEITFGLAVVNPLIRTEPLALRFDAYLEKRLGEPVVIQVVADEQELRQWVKVHRQVDFALFSEAFLRGQPTGEFIRLAELEQAGGASAGAFVGDPAASAATLEKLGRVLRGMDDDPDGVRLLGEFGVARFAVPRGTAVAAAAAPPAAARPAPAAARPRPTPRPSAAPPAPRPAARPAPATQRPAAAAALSLGIARSVPPVGSEAEARRLADYLQQHLGEPVKVRVLPDEQTLYDWVGIYRELDLALLSTNYLNRRQIVRLYPLADVHGPQAAGEPLSRVVTSEAKPAAFKTRVQKALLDMPHSAGGSGVLSALGIGRFAEPSPTAAVVTAKAPAAPAARPSAPSRPVSAAAQPARRPSPAAKTAAKPAAKPAQTTLGVATSDPLFGREAQARRLAGLLGEQLGEPVAVRMFASDKVLFDWVSLYREVDLAVLEEDFVRRQPIGKVFPLAGLTPAAKSTPARLVVSGPAPRPGYLEKTQKALLGLDDQPAGRQLLADAGVSKLAPPVAAPAKPTPARVAASAPREVRRPAAPAPVRSAAAPTRSARPAATQAAAPQAVTLPKLAVPPPMPYPPVAAAPAAPTPTRTAAAPAAQPAPAVPARVSAPQPPLLSAVGEALPPQGIRAEMDGRWEDAILVYQRALQSEPGRTELWRRVADIQAMLGRPHEAALSLLWALSQAPQEVPIYLQLAQAHSVNGQLQAAVSALRRALDLDPDDPGILRAQGQIAAWGGDLHLARESYLKILSRAWRDVANRVAGE comes from the coding sequence ATGAGAATCAGGCTGTTCGCTCTGCTGATCCTGCTGTCGCTGGGGACCGCCGTCCCGGCCCTGGCGGAAATCACCTTCGGACTCGCCGTCGTCAATCCCCTGATCCGCACCGAACCGCTCGCCCTGCGCTTTGACGCCTACCTCGAGAAGCGGCTCGGCGAGCCGGTGGTCATCCAGGTGGTGGCCGACGAGCAGGAGCTGCGCCAGTGGGTCAAGGTCCACCGGCAGGTCGATTTCGCCCTGTTCAGCGAGGCCTTCCTGCGCGGCCAGCCCACCGGCGAGTTCATCCGCCTCGCCGAGCTCGAGCAGGCCGGCGGCGCCTCCGCCGGCGCTTTCGTCGGCGACCCCGCGGCCAGCGCCGCGACCCTCGAGAAGCTCGGCCGGGTGCTGCGCGGCATGGACGACGACCCCGACGGCGTGCGCCTGCTCGGCGAATTCGGGGTCGCCCGTTTCGCCGTGCCCCGGGGCACCGCGGTGGCCGCCGCGGCGGCTCCCCCGGCGGCGGCCCGTCCGGCGCCGGCCGCGGCCAGGCCGCGCCCCACCCCGCGTCCCAGCGCCGCCCCCCCGGCCCCCCGGCCTGCCGCGCGCCCGGCGCCCGCCACCCAGCGCCCGGCCGCTGCTGCGGCGCTCTCCCTGGGCATCGCCCGCTCGGTGCCCCCCGTCGGCTCGGAAGCCGAAGCCCGGCGACTGGCCGACTACCTGCAGCAGCACCTCGGCGAACCGGTCAAGGTCCGCGTCCTGCCCGATGAACAGACCCTCTACGACTGGGTCGGGATCTACCGCGAGCTCGACCTGGCCCTGCTCTCCACCAATTACCTGAACCGCCGGCAGATCGTGCGGCTCTACCCCCTGGCCGATGTCCACGGCCCGCAGGCCGCCGGCGAGCCCCTGTCCCGGGTGGTCACCAGCGAGGCCAAGCCGGCCGCGTTCAAGACCAGGGTGCAGAAGGCGCTGCTCGACATGCCGCACAGCGCCGGCGGCTCCGGGGTCCTGAGCGCCCTGGGGATCGGCCGCTTCGCCGAACCCTCGCCCACGGCCGCCGTCGTTACCGCCAAGGCCCCGGCCGCGCCCGCGGCCCGTCCGAGCGCGCCGTCCCGCCCCGTCAGCGCTGCGGCGCAGCCGGCGAGGCGCCCGAGCCCGGCCGCGAAAACCGCGGCGAAACCGGCCGCAAAACCGGCGCAGACCACCCTCGGCGTCGCCACCAGCGATCCCCTGTTCGGCCGCGAAGCCCAGGCCCGGCGGCTGGCGGGGCTGCTCGGCGAGCAGCTCGGCGAGCCGGTGGCGGTGCGCATGTTCGCCTCCGACAAGGTGCTGTTCGACTGGGTCAGCCTCTACCGCGAGGTCGACCTGGCGGTTCTCGAAGAGGATTTCGTCCGCCGCCAGCCCATCGGCAAGGTCTTCCCCCTGGCCGGCCTGACCCCGGCGGCCAAGAGCACCCCGGCCCGGCTGGTGGTCTCCGGCCCGGCTCCCAGGCCCGGCTACCTGGAGAAGACCCAGAAGGCGCTGCTCGGCCTCGACGACCAGCCCGCCGGCCGGCAGCTGCTCGCCGATGCCGGGGTCAGCAAGCTGGCCCCGCCGGTGGCGGCCCCGGCCAAGCCTACCCCGGCCCGGGTGGCCGCCAGCGCCCCGCGCGAGGTGCGCCGGCCCGCCGCGCCGGCCCCGGTGCGCAGCGCCGCCGCCCCCACCCGGAGCGCCCGGCCCGCCGCCACCCAGGCCGCGGCGCCCCAGGCCGTCACCCTGCCCAAGCTGGCGGTGCCTCCGCCCATGCCCTATCCGCCGGTGGCGGCCGCCCCGGCGGCGCCGACCCCGACCCGGACCGCGGCCGCCCCCGCTGCCCAGCCGGCCCCGGCCGTTCCGGCGCGGGTGAGCGCGCCGCAGCCGCCCCTGCTGAGCGCCGTCGGCGAGGCCCTGCCGCCCCAGGGGATCCGCGCGGAGATGGACGGGCGCTGGGAGGACGCCATCCTGGTCTACCAGCGGGCCCTGCAGTCCGAGCCCGGCCGCACCGAGCTGTGGCGGCGGGTCGCCGACATCCAGGCCATGCTGGGGCGGCCCCACGAGGCGGCGCTCTCGCTGCTCTGGGCGCTCAGCCAGGCCCCCCAGGAGGTCCCCATTTACCTGCAGCTGGCCCAGGCCCACTCGGTGAACGGGCAGCTGCAGGCGGCCGTCTCGGCGCTGCGCCGGGCCCTCGACCTCGACCCGGATGACCCCGGCATCCTGCGCGCCCAGGGCCAGATCGCCGCCTGGGGCGGGGATCTCCACCTGGCCCGGGAGAGTTATCTGAAAATCCTCAGCCGCGCCTGGCGCGACGTGGCCAATCGGGTGGCGGGGGAGTGA
- a CDS encoding ATP-dependent helicase, translating into MSKLLKGLNPPQRQAVTTTEGPLLILAGAGSGKTRTLTHRVAWLIQQCGVPPWQVLAVTFTNKAAAEMKERLERLLGESEPPWVATFHASCVRILRREIAVLGYSSDFTIYDDQDQERMLKQVLAELQISEKTLKPRAAAWAIDGAKNKGLLPEQLDTGDYYAELTAKVYALYQKRLQQANALDFGDLLLLTVRLFDAHPEVLEKYRRRFRYLHVDEFQDTNQVQYRLIHQLAGGHGNLCVVGDDDQSIYAWRGAEIGNILGFERDYPGCTTIRLEQNYRSTRTILEAAGEVVAKNLGRKGKTLWTENPQGEKITLEPLPDDQEEARFVAAEIARLRQSGRHLRDVAVFYRTNAQSRSLEEALRGQGLPYVMFGGVKFYMRQEIKDILAYLRVLTNPADSLSARRIVNVPARGIGATTVGRIAEFEERAGGFLGACRMALDAGELKGAAAAKVEAFVALMEDFTRRLERTPYPQLTAELIEESGYGPRLREERTEEAQGRMENLEQLLAGMEEHYGSEGTLQDYLEQVALITDLDSYDASLDRVTLMTLHAAKGLEFPVVFMTGMEEGLFPHSRSGDGGAEVEEERRLCYVGMTRAMEKLYLTHARRRRVYGDFQFNPPSRFLAEIPREALAGEEPPALQKAATHNLASIFEQFEPSPFEEEDEPAFEEEVRVVPDAEEGLRIGTQVRHVKFGVGVVRRLEGSGDNTKVTVYFRSVGPKKLLLKFAGLEPA; encoded by the coding sequence CTGGCTGATCCAGCAGTGCGGGGTACCCCCCTGGCAGGTCCTCGCCGTGACCTTCACCAACAAGGCCGCCGCCGAGATGAAGGAGCGCCTCGAGCGCCTGCTCGGCGAGTCCGAGCCCCCCTGGGTGGCCACCTTCCACGCCAGCTGCGTGCGCATCCTGCGCCGCGAGATCGCCGTGCTCGGCTACTCCTCCGATTTCACCATCTACGACGACCAGGACCAGGAGCGGATGCTCAAGCAGGTGCTGGCCGAGTTGCAGATCTCCGAGAAGACCCTCAAGCCGCGGGCCGCGGCCTGGGCCATCGACGGAGCCAAGAACAAGGGGCTGCTCCCCGAACAGCTCGACACCGGCGACTACTACGCCGAGCTGACCGCCAAGGTCTACGCCCTCTACCAGAAGCGGCTGCAGCAGGCCAACGCCCTCGACTTCGGCGACCTGCTGCTGCTCACCGTGCGGCTGTTCGACGCCCACCCCGAGGTGCTGGAGAAGTACCGGCGGCGCTTCCGCTACCTCCACGTCGACGAGTTCCAGGACACCAATCAGGTCCAGTACCGGCTCATCCACCAGCTGGCCGGGGGGCACGGCAACCTCTGCGTGGTCGGCGACGACGACCAGTCGATCTACGCCTGGCGCGGCGCCGAGATCGGCAACATCCTCGGCTTCGAGCGCGACTACCCCGGCTGCACCACCATCCGCCTCGAGCAGAACTACCGCTCGACCCGCACCATCCTCGAGGCGGCCGGCGAGGTGGTGGCCAAAAACCTCGGCCGCAAGGGCAAGACCCTGTGGACGGAGAACCCCCAGGGGGAGAAGATCACCCTCGAGCCGCTCCCCGACGACCAGGAGGAGGCCCGCTTCGTCGCCGCCGAGATCGCCCGGCTCCGGCAGTCCGGGCGCCACCTGCGCGACGTGGCCGTGTTCTACCGCACCAACGCCCAGTCCCGCTCCCTGGAGGAGGCCCTGCGCGGCCAGGGGCTGCCCTACGTGATGTTCGGCGGCGTCAAGTTCTACATGCGCCAGGAGATCAAGGACATCCTCGCCTACCTGCGGGTGCTGACCAACCCGGCCGACTCCCTCTCGGCGCGGCGCATCGTCAACGTCCCGGCGCGGGGCATCGGCGCCACCACCGTCGGCCGCATCGCCGAATTCGAGGAGCGGGCCGGGGGCTTTCTCGGCGCCTGCCGGATGGCCCTCGACGCCGGGGAACTGAAGGGCGCGGCCGCCGCCAAGGTCGAGGCCTTCGTCGCCCTGATGGAGGATTTCACCAGGCGGCTCGAACGCACCCCCTACCCGCAGCTGACCGCCGAGCTCATCGAGGAGAGCGGCTACGGCCCGCGGCTGCGCGAGGAGCGCACCGAGGAGGCGCAGGGGCGGATGGAGAACCTCGAGCAGCTGCTGGCGGGGATGGAGGAGCACTACGGCAGCGAGGGGACCCTGCAGGACTACCTGGAGCAGGTGGCCCTGATCACCGACCTCGACTCTTACGACGCCAGCCTCGACCGGGTCACCCTGATGACCCTGCACGCCGCCAAGGGGCTGGAGTTCCCGGTGGTGTTCATGACCGGCATGGAGGAGGGGCTGTTCCCCCATTCGCGCTCCGGCGACGGCGGCGCCGAGGTCGAAGAGGAGCGGCGCCTGTGCTACGTCGGCATGACCCGGGCCATGGAGAAGCTCTACCTGACCCACGCCCGGCGCCGGCGCGTCTACGGCGACTTCCAGTTCAACCCGCCCAGCCGCTTCCTCGCCGAGATCCCCCGCGAGGCCCTGGCCGGCGAGGAGCCCCCCGCGTTGCAGAAGGCGGCGACGCACAACCTGGCCTCGATCTTCGAGCAGTTCGAACCCTCCCCCTTCGAGGAAGAGGACGAGCCCGCCTTCGAGGAGGAGGTGCGGGTGGTCCCCGACGCCGAGGAGGGGCTGCGCATCGGCACCCAGGTGCGCCACGTCAAGTTCGGCGTCGGCGTGGTGCGGCGCCTCGAGGGGAGCGGCGACAACACCAAGGTCACCGTCTACTTCCGCAGCGTCGGTCCCAAGAAGCTGCTGCTCAAGTTCGCCGGGCTGGAGCCGGCGTAG